In Pungitius pungitius chromosome 2, fPunPun2.1, whole genome shotgun sequence, a single window of DNA contains:
- the thoc3 gene encoding THO complex subunit 3 has product MASRYYQEMQESFRNNNKSREFPAHTAKVHSVAWSCDGRRLASGSFDKTASVFVLEKDRLVKENNYRGHSDSVDQLCWHPTNPDLFVTASGDKTIRIWDVRTTKCIATVNTKGENINICWSPDGQTIAVGNKDDVVTFIDAKTHRSRAEEQFKFEVNEISWNNDNDMFFLTNGNGCINVLSYPELKPIQSINAHPSNCICIKFDPTGKYFATGSADALVSLWNVEELVCVRCFSRLDWPVRTLSFSHDGKMLASASEDHFIDIAEVETGEKLWEVQCDSPTFTVAWHPKRPLLAYACDDKEGKYDNNREAGTVKLFGLPNDS; this is encoded by the exons ATGGCGTCGCGGTATTACCAGGAGATGCAGGAGAGCTtcaggaacaacaacaagagcCGGGAGTTCCCGGCGCACACCGCCAAGGTGCACTCCGTGGCGTGGAGCTGCGACGGGAGGAGGCTCGCTTCCGGTTCCTTCGATAAGACCGCGAGCGTGTTTGTTCTCGAGAAGGACCGCCTG GTGAAGGAGAACAACTACAGAGGCCACAGTGACAGCGTGGATCAGCTCTGCTGGCATCCCACCAACCCGGATCTCTTCGTCACAGCCTCCGGGGACAAGACCATCCGCATATGGGACGTCCGCACCACCAAATGCATCGCCACCGTCAACACCAAAG GGGAGAACATCAACATCTGCTGGAGCCCCGACGGGCAGACCATCGCCGTTGGCAACAAGGACGACGTGGTGACCTTCATCGACGCAAAGACGCACCGATCCAGAGCTGAGGAGCAGTTCAAGTTTGAGGTGAACGAGATCTCCTGGAACAACGACAATGACATGTTCTTCCTCACCAATGGCAACGGCTGCATCAATGTGCTCAG CTACCCGGAGCTGAAGCCCATCCAGTCCATCAACGCTCACCCATCTAACTGCATCTGCATCAAGTTCGACCCGACGGGGAAGTACTTTGCGACAGGAAGCGCAGACGCGCTGGTGAGCCTGTGGAATGTGGAGGAGCTGGTGTGTGTCCGCTGCTTCTCCAG GCTGGACTGGCCGGTGAGGACGCTGAGCTTCAGCCACGATGGAAAGATGCTGGCTTCGGCCTCGGAGGACCACTTCATTGACATCGCTGAGGTCGAGACGG GAGAGAAGCTGTGGGAGGTGCAGTGTGACTCCCCCACCTTCACGGTGGCCTGGCACCCTAAGAGGCCTCTGCTGGCCTACGCCTGCGACGACAAGGAGGGGAAGTACGACAACAACCGAGAGGCCGGCACCGTGAAGCTGTTCGGCCTCCCCAACGACTCCTGA
- the LOC119211370 gene encoding complexin-2, with protein MDFVMKQALGGATKDMGKMLGGEEEKDPDASKKEEERQEALRQQEEERKAKHARMEAEREKVRQTIRDKYGLKKKEEKEAEEKAAMEQACEGSLTRPKKAIPRGCGDNDEEDEESILDTVLKFLPGPLQDMFKK; from the exons ATGGACTTTGTGATGAAGCAAGCTCTAGGTG GAGCCACCAAAGACATGGGGAAGAtgctggggggggaggaggagaaagacccCGATGCATccaagaaagaggaggagcggCAGGAGGCGCTgaggcagcaggaagaggagaggaaggccaAGCATGCTCGCATGGAGGCCGAGAGGGAGAAAGTACGGCAGACCATCAGGGACAAG TACgggctgaagaagaaggaggagaaggaggcggaggagaaggCTGCCATGGAGCAGGCCTGCGAGGGCTCCTTGACCCGTCCTAAGAAGGCAATTCCTCGGGGATGCGGAGACAACgacgaagaggacgaggagagcaTCCTGGACACCGTCCTCAAGTTCCTGCCCGGACCCCTGCAGGACATGTTCAAGAAGTGA
- the gm2a gene encoding ganglioside GM2 activator codes for MDKVLLLTLVLVVFISPVRSSTSGLKVSTAQLLGFDWKNCGSPDAPAVLKTLNLSPDPVFIPGDIQASASGSTSVELAAPLAVNVTLEKEVAGFWVRIPCVEELGSCHYEDACDLLTQLVPLGQDCPEPLRTYGLPCRCPFKAGSYSLPLSDFSLPIMELPSWLTNGNYRVRGVLGMQDKELGCLTVSLSLRSY; via the exons ATGGACAAAGTTCTACTTTTAACTCTCGTTCTGGTGGTTTTTATAAGTCCGGTAAGGAGCAGCACTTCCGGTCTTAAGGTCTCCACGGCTCAG CTCTTGGGCTTCGATTGGAAGAACTGTGGATCTCCAGATGCTCCAGCTGTTCTGAAGACTCTGAATTTGTCTCCTGATCCCGTCTTCATCCCCGGAGACATTCAGGCCTCAGCCTCTGGATCCACATCTGTGGAGCTCGCTGCTCCACTGGCT GTGAACGTGAccctggagaaggaggtggcGGGTTTCTGGGTCCGGATCCCCTGTGTTGAGGAGCTGGGCAGCTGTCACTATGAAGACGCCTGTGACCTTCTGACCCAGCTGGTCCCTCTGGGTCAGGACTGTCCTGAGCCGCTGCGCACCTATGGCCTGCCCTGCCGCTGCCCCTTCAAGGCT GGTTCGTACTCTCTGCCTCTGTCAGACTTCTCTCTCCCCATCATGGAGCTTCCCTCCTGGCTGACCAATGGGAACTACCGTGTCCGGGGCGTCCTCGGCATGCAGGACAAAGAGCTGGGCTGCCTCACAGTGTCTCTATCCCTCCGCTCCTACTGA
- the LOC119211434 gene encoding shootin-1, which translates to MLPSSAQMEGCEEEERHALMHTECSRLTEERDEAERQLKHIKRVSQMVIEEVCVLQTQLEIEKSCRENAEALATELNSENRKLKYMSLSPRPGLDEMLPSITDAADGSPDTFTQYQLQVKELGERVNTLLEEKKSFVTQIHEQQRRIEELTSQSEKDQAEMKELRETVEQQSKTIKRFNRVSTMAAQEYGGMKDQLDLEQSLRVKAETYAHEVNKDSQWR; encoded by the exons ATGCTCCCGTCCTCCGCGCAGATGGAGGGatgcgaggaagaggagcggcaCGCGCTCATGCACACGGAG TGCTCCAGactgacggaggagagagatgaggcTGAGAGACAACTCAAACACATCAAGAGAG TGTCTCAGATGGTGATTGAGGAGGTGTGCGTTCTGCAGACTCAGCTGGAGATTGAGAAGTCGTGCCGGGAGAATGCAGAAGCCCTGGCCACGGAG ctgAACTCTGAGAATAGGAAGTTAAAGTACATGAGCCTGTCGCCTCGTCCGGGTTTGGACGAGATGCTTCCAAGCATCACCGACGCTGCAGACGGGAGCCCTGACACCTTCACACAGTACCAACTACAAGTTAAAG AACTGGGGGAAAGAGTCAACACTTTattggaggagaagaagagtttTGTTACTCAGATACATGAACAGCAGAGACGGATAGAAGAGCTGACCTCCCAG TCTGAGAAAGATCAAGCTGAGATGAAGGAGCTCCGTGAGACTGTTGAGCAGCAAAGTAAAACCATCAAGAGATTCAACAGAG TCTCCACCATGGCGGCCCAGGAGTATGGTGGGATGAAGGACCAGCTGGACCTGGAGCAGAGCCTGAGAGTGAAAGCTGAGACCTACGCTCATGAGGTGAACAAAGACTCCCAGTGGAGATGA